In the Nerophis lumbriciformis linkage group LG18, RoL_Nlum_v2.1, whole genome shotgun sequence genome, tttttttaaaacattcttAACTGTCATTGCAGCATAAAAAGAAGGCAGCCACAGTTAATAGCAAATTGGAAACACATTAAAACAGTCAGTCTCAACAAAATTGCAACGCTTGTAAACTAGTAAAAGGTGTAAAGACCTGATCTTTCTATTGTTGAACTTGGTAACAAGTAATGATGATCTTTCCTATCGTTGAACTTGATAAGTAAAGACATTTTTTGTGACGCTGGAGTCTTAGTGCTTTGAATACACTTGCTTAATGCTTggattattttcttttttgttaAGGGTAGTCCTTTTGGAATAAGTGTTGCAAAAACACCACAGAAAAAGCCAACAACATACTTTCATTTTCAAAAATGCTAATTTCCCTCACTATGATATTAAATACTCTATTCACACAAATGGAGTTTTAAATATCTTCTGTCCACATAAAACATTCACTGGCTATCATGCTTATTTTGCTGCAGTATAAGAAACTACCACAACGGACTCGGTTACGCATTATGACACCTGTATTTATCAATATAGTCATATTAGATGTACATAACGtgtttattatctttttaaaaaCAGCACCCACTTACTCAGTGCAAcaaacatgaatgttttttgttttttttatcatgcaCATCCACAGCTGCACAAAATGAAAACACTAAGTCAATAACTGAATGTTCTGTTCTTAAATGAGGTTTCAAAACATGAGATAATGTTTCCCATTTCTTATTAAATAGAACAAAAAGCTCTGTTTTACCCATTCTCACACAAACTGAAGCTGGCCGTAGTTTTCCGCAAGCTCAGTTTTAAGGACAAACACCAAGATTTGCTTATGGACCAAAAgccaaaactcaaaataagtgttaaaatatccatatttgtgtggaCATGGGGTTTGTGCAAATTTggacttttatttcaagtcatTTGAAGAATTGGAATTCCGAATTGGAATTCCAAATTGAACTGCACTGGATGTTAAAATAGAATTACAAGTGAAATTTAATATGCCAAGTAATATGAATAATttgtgtggtttatttttttgttgtttcttagcTTAAATACTTTACAAACACGAACATTCCACAAATTCCATCCATTAAATATCATTTGATAAAGTAAAGCATTCTGGCAATTGAAATATTTCCCCACAATTTGAAAGTTATAGTTAATCAAATTAAGTTCTGTTTTATAGGAGCTTTTATTTTCCAGTGCCAATGAAAAAAATCTGTAATTATTTATTCACGAGTttcatattaaaaatattaatgcGAAATATTCACAGTATATTTTAAATGATTATTCTGGAATACAccacaatcataaattacaatttCAATTCCATGTTTTAATtcagttctacttcctgtttgcaacCTAAATTCAAGGAATTGACTTTCAAAGCATATTTTTCCTCTAAATGTTACCCAAATTCTGAATTTCACAACATCACACTTTGAGTTGTTCCGCTGCTGATGTGGCAGCTGTCGAGCTCTACAAAGTAAGATATTAAATGTGAAAACAAAAGTAGAAAAATAATGCATTTCCTCTACTGAACCGGCAGCTGATCTACTGACCTTCTTTTCCTCTCAGTTTCAGGGCAACTCCCTGGCTGCAGGCCAAGTAGGGCAGTGTTATGATGAACAGTCACACAATGGGATGACTTCAGAGGACAAGCAGCACCTGGTTCAACTCCCAGCAGGTGCAGCTAGCCTACCATCCGGTGCAGTGAAGACAGTTTTATATTTGACATTCATGTCTCTCATTAGAAGTTGAGCTCAGCCAGAGCAAGCCTTTGAACATCCCATATACATCCAAacgaaagaagaagaaaagatcAAGAGCGACAGACCGCTGCACTAGCACTTTTGATGGTAATAACATTAGATTTTTGTGTAGGCCACATAGAAATAAGAATCTGGATCATGTTGTCATTGTTTTTTCAGACCTCTACAAGCTAACGGATGAGGTTCTTGGTCAGGGGGCCTTTGCTAAAGTCCAAGGATGTGTAAGCCTTCAGAATGGACGGGAGTATGCTGTGAAGGTGAGTTTTAAGACTGTACACAACTGCCTTGCTGTATGAAACCTTATATAACATTAAATGCATTTCTCATAGATCATTGAAAAGAACGCAGGACACAGCCGCAGCAGAGTCTTTCGAGAAGTGGAGACTCTCTACCAGTGTCAAGGAAACAAGTGAGAAAATATCAGTCACATCTGCTATGAAATAAACCATTTTTAACTCAAGCGGACACCAATTGGGGGACTTGTTTTGACCCAGGAACATTCTGGAATTGATTGAGTTCTTTGAAGACCACACTTGCTTTTATTTGGTGTTTGAAAAGTTGCGAGGAGGTGAGTGGAAACGAGCAAGCACCGATTGTCTGCCCGCTATTCAACACACCATGACCATGTGATGGCTCTGTCTCCCAGGCTCCATTCTTACGCACATCCAGAACCGGAAGCACTTTGACGAGCTGGAGGCCAGCAAGGTTGTACGCGACATCGCCCAAGCTCTCAACTTTTTACACACAAAGGGTATGTCCAACTGTCGTCCCAAACATTCAATGGCAGGGTTCTCACGTGTCCTGGACAGCCTGAATAATGACCGAAAAATGGAAACATGAAATTATCCTGCAAAATGATTTATCCCCCCCTGCCTTAGTCGGATGCAAAGAGGTTAAAAGTTATGCGCATGACTGTTGTCACCATAGCTTCTGGGCAACATTAAGGCACATTGGTTCTCTGCTTCTTGCTGACACATGGAGCCCAGTATGTGTTTCCACTTAAAGCAGTTCTCCAACCTTGCGTTTCTAATTTTCCAGATGTAGCGGCGAGAAACAAAACTAACATCTGTATGTGGGAAAAGTGTCGCTAGTATTTTGTCCGCGAGTGAAAGGCTTTTCTTTCCAACAGTTGATTTGTAAACTGAGGTGAACCAAAGAAAATTTATGTTTTaatgaaaatatataaatatttatcgaAAGTGTCGGACAGAAAGTAAtagaaaagaaaaatatatttttgagttgGCAATTGTCCAATTAAACATTGTAACTGCAGTATGTCATGCTAAATAAGTGTAATGTGTACTTCTATGTGTGTTTGCATTATTCTGTTGTATATTTTACAGATAAAAACTGCTCATAAAATGTCTGAGTAGTAAACATAGAAACAATCTGGGTAATTGCAAGTAACAACGCTTGGCAAGAATGCTTCCAAAAAATGAGGAGAACACGGGAATGTATTAGCAAATAGTGTATGACTTGATAACTTGAAAATGTCATGGAAAGTAATTTCAGTGAAAGAGTGGGATGGGAGCCTTGAAATAATGTGTCCTGGTTGTCATGGTAACAGTGTGTTGTCTTACAGTTATTGCTCACAGAGACCTCAAACTGGAAAATATCCTTTGTGAATACACTGATCAAGTAAGTCAGATACTTGAAATTCTTCTTTGAATGTGGTTTTAGCTTTGCAACAGTGCTTTAACTATTTGAAAACCTGCTTTGTATAAAACTATTTCTTAAAGTATTAAAAATCAAAGGAATTATCGCttaatatatttatttcaaaGCATGGTAGGTGATTCACAGAGTAAATCTACAGTAGAGGGTTTAGCAAATGTTTCTCTATTAATGTAAAGGTATGTTTTATTACTTCACACTTAAACAAACATGTCTTATTTAAACATGTCACCTCAAATAGACTTAACCCCCCCCTCCAGTAAAATACATAATATTCATAACTTACTTCTGACAACTGGCACTCTCTTCAGTACAAATATATATCTCTATCTCTTGAAGTAGTCACCTCTTCTTTTCCCCCAGACatggtcaaaaataaacttcataaacataacAATAGGAACACATGCACACTGTCTGATCgatttgcataaaaaaaaaaagcttcttttAGCAGCATCTATGTCGCACATCGGTGTTGGGCACTTGTCAAGATtgaatgaaaataatactttgtaTTTCTTCATAGTCTGAAGCTTCTGGTTGAGCGCTTTGCTAAATGCCCAAATAAGTATGTTCATCTTgctgtgatgtcacaacgtagccagatTGCAAAACCCCGTGAGCAGATTGATGCATAACTGCATGCAATCTcatgccaaaatgcatgaaccttatgattagACGTGATGgcattgtaacatttataagtcagaaggtGCCCATCAAGAAGAAGTATAATACTGTGTTTCTGCCAACACCACAACTAGATACCAAGCTGCAACTAAACCGAAGCACCTCCAAGACTGAAGACAATTTTCAACCCttaataaaaaaaagagaaaaaaaaaaagtttttcgatTTAATTTCCTAATCACTTAAGTTGACCCTGTTCAATTTCTACTCAGGTGTCACCAGTTAAGATATGTGACTTTGACCTGGGAAGTGGCGTGAAACTCAGCAGCGCCTGCATGCCAATAACCACTCCTGAGCTTACTACGCCGGTAAGACTGataacttttatatttttttttaaacagcagtcttgctagtaaaaaaaacaaaacacaacaggTTGTCCACTAACACGAGAACCATCATTGGAACATTTGCTCTCTTCTCAGTGCGGCTCCGCAGAATACATGGCTCCTGAAGTGGTGGAGGTGTTCACTGATGAAGCGTCCTTCTACGACAAGCGCTGTGACCTGTGGAGCCTCGGGGTCGTCCTCTACATCCTGTTAAGTGGCAGCCCCCCTTTTACGGGCCACTGTGGCAGCGACTGCGGGTGGGACCGGGGGGAAATATGCCGCACGTGTCAGGTATGCTCGCCAGCAATGTCTAACGTGTTTCTCTCAAACATTTATCTAAGATTTGATCAAATTGTCACTGCTTGTTACAACAATTACTGACCAGCTGAACACTTGTTAGCATCTtagagtacactgcaaaaagtcagtgttcaaaaacaacaacaaaatacaaaaattaggggtattttacttaaactaagcaaaattatctgccaatagaacaagactttccaaaacaagtaaaattagctaacttcaatgaaccccaaaatacctttaaaataagtatattctcactaataacaagtgcacttttcttggtagaaaaaaaaaaagaaaccttttTGCTGTATGtagaaaaatgttcttaaattaagtaaatgctagtgccattatcttgacataatgatatgcgctcggcattacatttgttGAAGCCAGCAAACttgtactaaaaactaatttattgttcttaatgacaaggcaaccgcttgttactctcgtggTCTCCTAGCaggtcaggcaaatcatattgtctaaaaattaatttttccatcgataacatgacctCATCaccccaagtgcgtgctcttttagtcaaaaaattaattgtaattttgaagaatttatctgaatgtgcatgaactatttctgttcaaaattgttagaaatgtaacattttaaatgtttactGTACTCtgtcaactgtactactatatgagtacgtattttctatggtttcattgaaaataaaactgcaaagtccatttggctgtcatcagtTTTAAttatgacacaattgtgtcaaaaacaagatttttttattttttatttcatgcttgaaataataaattattattgagataatttaagaccaaaacccttaaaacaagtaaaacacgctaacataaaatttgcttagtgagaagaattatcttatcagacagaaaataagcaaatatcacccttatttgagatatttcagttTACTTAGATttaagtttttgcagtgtaccagtagagtggaaaaacaagttgcttctatattgaagcgtttatcatatatatgtgatttttatgacacctaaagacttccaaagttagcgaataaatagatatgatataAGTAGTATCAATCTCAAAGATTCCCGAGCAATTTTGAGAGCTGATTAGCTCGCCAGTCACATGGTCGcgtgacgtagaggtaggaaccgCAGATCCCCTTCCCACcgaaacaatgcaaatcatgcagactttgtgagagccaacaattaCTTTGGGAGAAATTACGATCCAGAACAGTCTATTGTTGA is a window encoding:
- the mknk1 gene encoding MAP kinase-interacting serine/threonine-protein kinase 1; this translates as MVRHHSMMTELQAFNHSPQFQGNSLAAGQVGQCYDEQSHNGMTSEDKQHLVQLPAEVELSQSKPLNIPYTSKRKKKKRSRATDRCTSTFDDLYKLTDEVLGQGAFAKVQGCVSLQNGREYAVKIIEKNAGHSRSRVFREVETLYQCQGNKNILELIEFFEDHTCFYLVFEKLRGGSILTHIQNRKHFDELEASKVVRDIAQALNFLHTKVIAHRDLKLENILCEYTDQVSPVKICDFDLGSGVKLSSACMPITTPELTTPCGSAEYMAPEVVEVFTDEASFYDKRCDLWSLGVVLYILLSGSPPFTGHCGSDCGWDRGEICRTCQSHLFESIQQGKYEFPDKDWAHISHAAKDLITKLLVRDAMLRLSAAQVLLHPWVQGNAPERGLPTPQALQRNSSTKDLSLFAAEAIAFHRQLSQHEEDSAVVCSMRLSPPSNSRLARRRAQSITLRTTDHTSQPEMHKTLLPHQTL